In Anoplopoma fimbria isolate UVic2021 breed Golden Eagle Sablefish chromosome 12, Afim_UVic_2022, whole genome shotgun sequence, one DNA window encodes the following:
- the tp73 gene encoding LOW QUALITY PROTEIN: tumor protein p73 (The sequence of the model RefSeq protein was modified relative to this genomic sequence to represent the inferred CDS: deleted 2 bases in 1 codon) — MSQSTVPEEGGTFEHLWSSLEPDSTYYELPPGSQPGERPVPSTSTPGVISAAEVSMDVYQMRDMNDNVMSQYNLLSSSMESLGSRATSASPYSSENASSSAVPTPSPYSQPNSTFEGLSPAPAIPSNTDYPGLHTFQVSFQQSSTAKSATWTYSPLLKKLYCQIAKTCPIQIKLSSSPPHGSIIRAMPVYKKAEHVTEVVKRCPNHELGRDFNDGQAAPASHLIRVEGNNLCQYVDDPVTGRQSVFLPYEAPQVGTEFTTILYNFMCNSSCVGGMNRRPILIIITLETRDGQVLGRRSFEGRICACPGRDRKADEDHFREQQALHDSVSKNGNANKRNFKQSPPNIPSPNINMRKRRHGEEEIYYIPVRGRENFELLMKIKDSLELVELVPQPLVDSYRQQTQQQLLQRPSHIASPSSYSPLSNMNKQNAHGGLNKQPSINQLVGQQPQQHHTAPTSIAHMGSNMLNSHHMQGNGDMNGGHSSQTIVSASHCSPPPPYNPDPSLVSFLTSLGCQNFIEYFTSQGLQSIYHLQTLSMEDLGALKIPEQFRLAIWRGLQDMKQVAPLQLPASTHHHDYHGQQLLRSSSNMTASAMAAIGAASGELQRQRVMEAVHFRVRHTITIPNRSGVVGTSGMAAATDEWADFGFDMPDCKLSRSRHSIKEEFMESDVH, encoded by the exons ATGTCCCAGTCCACTGTCCCCGAAGAAGGAGGCACCTTCGAGCACCTGTGGAGCTCCCT GGAGCCAGACAGCACCTACTATGAGCTCCCTCCAGGCAGTCAGCCAGGTGAGCGGCCGGTGCCTTCCACCAGCACCCCGGGAGTCATC AGTGCTGCAGAGGTCTCCATGGACGTTTACCAAATGAGGGACATGAACGACAACGTGATG TCCCAATACAACTTGCTgagcagcagcatggagagccTGGGGAGCCGTGCGACGTCCGCCAGCCCCTACAGCTCCGAGAACGCCTCCTCGTCGGCCGTGCCCACCCCCTCACCCTACTCCCAGCCCAACTCAACCTTTGAGGGCCTGTCACCTGCCCCGGCCATCCCCTCCAACACCGACTACCCCGGACTGCACACCTTCCAGGTGTCCTTCCAGCAGTCCAGCACCGCTAAGTCTGCTACATGGACC TACTCTCCCTTGCTGAAGAAGCTCTACTGTCAGATTGCCAAGACCTGTCCAATCCAAATCaagctgtcctcctctcctcctcatggCAGCATCATCAGAGCCATGCCCGTCTACAAGAAGGCGGAGCACGTCACAGAAGTGGTCAAACGCTGCCCCAACCACGAACTAGGACGAGACTTCAACGATG GTCAAGCAGCCCCGGCCAGTCACCTGATCCGAGTAGAGGGGAATAACCTCTGTCAGTACGTGGATGATCCTGTCACTGGCCGGCAGAGTGTCTTCTTGCCGTATGAGGCTCCACAG gtggGGACTGAGTTTACCACCATCCTGTATAACTTCATGTGCAACAGCAGCTGTGTGGGCGGCATGAACAGGAGAcccatcctcatcatcatcactttggAAACCAGGGA TGGTCAAGTGTTGGGCAGAAGGTCGTTTGAAGGTCGGATATGTGCATGTCCTGGCCGAGACCGCAAAGCAGACGAGGACCACTTCAGGGAACAACAGGCCCTGCATGACAGTGTGTCCAAAAATGGCAATGCCAACAAGCGCA ACTTCAAACAGAGTCCTCCAAATATTCCCAGTCCAAATATTAACATGAGGAAGAGGCGGCATGGAGAAGAAGAGATTTACTATATTCCC gttCGTGGCCGGGAAAACTTTGAGCTGCTGATGAAAATTAAAGACAGTttggagctggtggagctggTGCCGCAGCCACTGGTGGACTCctacagacaacaaacacagcagcaactTCTGCAGAGACC GAGCCATATAGCATCCCCCTCCTCTTACTCTCCGCTGTCCaacatgaacaaacaaaatgccCACGGAGGCCTCAACAAGCAGCCCTCAATCAACCAGCTGGTGGGGCAGCAGCCCCAGCAACACCACACTGCCCCCACCTCCATAGCGCATATGG GTTCAAACATGCTCAACAGCCACCACATGCAGGGAAATGGTGATATGAATGGTGGACACAGCAGTCAGACTATAGTGTCTGCCTCCCACTGCAGCCCGCCCCCTCCGTATAACCCTGACCCCAGCCTTGTCAG TTTTCTAACCAGTCTGGGCTGTCAGAACTTCATTGAGTACTTCACCTCCCAAGGCCTCCAGTCTATCTACCATCTCCAGACTCTCTCCATGGAG GATTTAGGTGCACTGAAGATACCAGAGCAGTTCCGTCTTGCCATCTGGCGAGGTCTGCAGGACATGAAACAAGTTGCTCCCCTGCAACTGCCTGCCTCCACTCATCACCATGACTACCATGGCCAGCAGCTTCTTCGCTCCAGCAGCAACATGACTGCATCTGCCATGGCGGCCATTGGGGCTGCCAGCGGGGAGCTCCAACGTCAGCGCGTCATGGAGGCTGTGCACTTTCGTGTCCGCCACACCATTACCATCCCCAACAGGTCGGGTGTCGTTGGGACGTCAGGGATGGCAGCAGCTACAGATGAGTGGGCCGACTTTGGTTTCGACATGCCCGACTGCAAGCTGTCGCGTAGCAGGCACTCCATCAAGGAGGAGTTCATGGAAAGTGATGTTCATTGA